The proteins below are encoded in one region of Bdellovibrio bacteriovorus:
- a CDS encoding HAMP domain-containing methyl-accepting chemotaxis protein, translating to MNFASWFRGIKGKLLFAAVLPVIGFGVMGFISFNGANRLNALLESSHKNLIPNLQILAQMRLARANFGYHAFASVTTLQQPEIFADELKQTKDAIALFSDGYKDYEDSSFMPEEEKKFLSVKEYYPQLITTMENIVQLLETKDQQNIDKAHKMLLGEFYKLGLPIGSFNRETVALYNTRAKEESVSAEATQASVVQWTLVVTLTATFAIFGILLIIAARVSSSVSSVASRLSVAGGQVTSAVEQLNEAGNTLSQSSTEAAASLEETVASLEELSSMVQMNSDNAKQAAALSMTSREAAEKGQAEIGNLIQAMSTISSSSKKIEEIISVIDDIAFQTNLLALNASVEAARAGEQGKGFAVVAEAVRALAQRSAVAAKDVEVLIKQSVVQVEDGSRIANQSGEVLTTIVNSVKKVSDLNNEIATASSEQTAGIQQINKAMNQLDQAAQANAASAEEIAATSGEINNLAVTSQNLTAELSHVVNGGAQETTFTAPPAGKPSTTKHNVVSFKPKAKAKTASAKETIPFDEETRARVGTTDGF from the coding sequence ATGAATTTCGCGTCTTGGTTTCGTGGTATTAAAGGTAAATTATTATTCGCAGCGGTTCTTCCCGTCATTGGTTTTGGCGTGATGGGCTTCATCTCATTTAACGGTGCAAACCGTTTAAATGCGCTTTTAGAGAGTTCACACAAGAATTTGATCCCCAACCTTCAGATCTTAGCTCAAATGCGTCTTGCCCGCGCGAATTTCGGTTACCATGCGTTTGCCTCCGTAACGACATTGCAACAGCCTGAAATCTTCGCTGATGAACTAAAACAAACAAAAGACGCTATTGCGCTCTTTTCTGACGGATACAAAGATTATGAAGACTCTTCGTTCATGCCAGAAGAAGAAAAGAAGTTCTTGAGCGTGAAGGAGTACTATCCTCAGCTCATCACAACGATGGAAAATATCGTCCAACTGCTTGAGACCAAAGACCAACAGAATATCGACAAAGCTCATAAAATGTTGTTAGGTGAATTCTATAAGCTGGGTTTACCAATTGGGTCTTTCAACCGCGAAACAGTGGCTCTTTACAACACACGCGCTAAAGAGGAAAGCGTGAGTGCTGAAGCGACTCAGGCCTCTGTTGTTCAATGGACACTGGTAGTGACTTTGACGGCAACGTTTGCAATCTTCGGTATTCTGCTGATCATTGCAGCTCGCGTATCGAGCTCTGTGTCGTCTGTGGCGTCCCGCCTTTCTGTGGCTGGTGGTCAAGTGACTTCGGCGGTCGAACAATTAAATGAAGCTGGGAACACGCTTTCTCAATCTTCAACGGAAGCAGCGGCTTCTTTAGAAGAAACTGTGGCATCACTCGAAGAGCTTTCTTCCATGGTGCAAATGAATTCCGACAATGCAAAACAAGCGGCGGCCCTTTCAATGACTTCTCGTGAAGCCGCTGAAAAAGGCCAAGCAGAAATCGGCAACTTGATCCAAGCTATGTCGACGATTTCATCTTCGTCTAAAAAGATCGAAGAGATCATTTCCGTGATCGACGATATCGCTTTCCAAACAAACTTGTTGGCCCTGAATGCCTCCGTAGAAGCGGCTCGTGCTGGTGAACAAGGTAAAGGTTTCGCGGTTGTTGCTGAAGCGGTTCGTGCCTTAGCACAAAGAAGTGCCGTGGCCGCCAAAGACGTTGAAGTTTTGATTAAACAATCTGTCGTGCAAGTTGAAGACGGAAGCCGTATCGCCAACCAAAGTGGCGAAGTGCTAACAACAATTGTTAATTCCGTCAAAAAAGTGTCGGATCTGAATAATGAGATTGCAACTGCAAGTTCTGAACAGACAGCAGGTATTCAGCAAATTAACAAAGCTATGAATCAGTTGGATCAAGCAGCCCAAGCCAACGCGGCTTCTGCTGAAGAAATCGCAGCAACAAGTGGAGAAATCAACAACCTTGCCGTGACTTCACAAAATCTAACAGCGGAATTGAGCCATGTTGTCAATGGCGGCGCGCAAGAAACTACTTTCACCGCGCCTCCTGCTGGCAAACCTTCAACAACGAAGCACAATGTGGTTTCATTTAAACCGAAGGCCAAAGCAAAAACGGCTTCAGCCAAAGAAACTATTCCGTTTGATGAAGAGACTAGAGCCCGCGTCGGAACAACGGACGGATTTTAG
- the murJ gene encoding murein biosynthesis integral membrane protein MurJ, protein MATGTLTSRILGLLRDMALGALFDRMVTDAWTAAFRLPNLFRRLFGEGSLSVSFIPVFMQAQGEDASGVRARNLINGLYTFFLIAFGVLALWGILRTEDVFQLLVTDIYTQNLEKWELTLRMGRIMFGFVFFVCLYAYFMGILNALGSFGLPALAAALLNISMLVFTFMPAAWFPQIGDGLAWGVLVGGLMQAALLWWALKSRGYLPRLQISFWSPDVAKVLRSMIPGLAGMGLAQFSTLVNLHFASSLSEGSISYIYWADRLLELPLSLISVSLGAAVLPTLSEFAARKDTKLFKEASQESFLMNLFLAWPASLGLFFLAQPIVEVLFYRGQFSMSDVLATTTVLKVYAISLLVVSCSRVLMPLYYATQNTWYPAAVSVLSLAVHIALAPWLMQTHGLQGLVVASLLGASINMLLLLTGLPFWKLSFNWDGVLQSIVKMTAAGVGMVFVLKTYSLVSSEMEKGPQMLALFVAILAAAAIYFAIAALLKSPEFSKIRPLFRRGL, encoded by the coding sequence ATGGCGACGGGGACCTTAACTAGCCGCATCTTGGGGCTTTTAAGGGACATGGCGCTGGGGGCTCTCTTTGATCGCATGGTGACGGATGCGTGGACCGCGGCTTTCCGTTTACCTAATCTCTTTCGCCGCCTTTTCGGGGAAGGCTCACTTTCCGTCAGCTTTATTCCCGTCTTTATGCAGGCGCAAGGGGAGGATGCTTCGGGTGTTCGTGCTCGAAATTTAATCAACGGCCTTTATACGTTTTTTTTGATCGCTTTTGGGGTTCTTGCGCTGTGGGGAATTCTTCGCACCGAAGATGTTTTTCAACTTTTAGTGACCGATATCTACACGCAAAATTTAGAAAAGTGGGAGCTCACGTTGCGCATGGGGCGCATTATGTTTGGCTTCGTTTTCTTTGTCTGCCTTTACGCTTACTTCATGGGAATTTTAAATGCGCTGGGGAGTTTTGGTCTTCCCGCGCTCGCGGCAGCGCTTTTAAATATTTCGATGCTGGTATTTACATTTATGCCTGCAGCTTGGTTCCCGCAAATAGGAGACGGGCTGGCCTGGGGAGTTCTTGTCGGCGGTCTTATGCAAGCGGCCCTTCTGTGGTGGGCTTTAAAATCGCGAGGCTATCTGCCGCGTTTGCAAATTTCTTTTTGGAGTCCCGACGTCGCAAAAGTTCTGCGCAGTATGATTCCGGGACTGGCCGGGATGGGACTTGCGCAGTTTTCTACTTTGGTGAATCTGCATTTTGCAAGCTCCCTGAGCGAAGGATCCATCTCTTATATCTATTGGGCGGACCGTCTTTTAGAGCTACCGCTATCTTTGATTTCAGTCAGTCTTGGGGCGGCAGTTCTGCCGACATTAAGTGAGTTTGCTGCGCGCAAAGACACGAAGCTTTTTAAAGAAGCTTCGCAAGAAAGCTTCTTGATGAATTTATTTTTGGCGTGGCCGGCATCATTAGGTCTTTTCTTTTTAGCTCAACCCATCGTGGAAGTCCTTTTTTATCGCGGGCAGTTTTCCATGAGCGATGTTTTGGCAACGACGACAGTGTTAAAAGTTTATGCGATCAGTTTGTTGGTGGTCTCCTGCAGCCGAGTTCTGATGCCGCTTTACTATGCCACTCAGAATACCTGGTATCCCGCTGCAGTTTCCGTTTTGAGTTTAGCAGTGCACATCGCCTTAGCGCCTTGGTTGATGCAAACTCATGGACTGCAAGGGCTTGTGGTCGCAAGTCTTTTAGGAGCTTCAATAAATATGCTCTTACTTTTAACGGGCCTTCCTTTTTGGAAGCTTTCGTTTAACTGGGATGGGGTCCTTCAATCCATCGTGAAGATGACGGCGGCGGGAGTAGGGATGGTATTCGTATTGAAAACCTATTCGTTGGTGTCGTCAGAAATGGAAAAAGGCCCGCAGATGCTGGCCCTTTTCGTTGCGATTCTTGCAGCCGCGGCGATTTATTTTGCGATCGCCGCGCTTTTAAAGAGTCCTGAATTTTCTAAAATCCGTCCGTTGTTCCGACGCGGGCTCTAG
- the rpsT gene encoding 30S ribosomal protein S20, translated as MANHKSAAKRARQTVRKTAVNNARKSTVKTVEKNLVKAIQAKDIKALPELLKKFTAQVMKAAKSGVIKKETASRKISRLSTRVSATK; from the coding sequence TTGGCAAATCATAAGTCTGCAGCAAAAAGAGCTCGTCAAACTGTTCGTAAAACTGCTGTTAACAACGCTCGTAAGAGCACTGTAAAAACTGTTGAAAAAAACTTGGTAAAAGCAATCCAAGCTAAAGACATCAAAGCTCTTCCTGAGTTGTTGAAGAAGTTCACTGCTCAAGTAATGAAAGCTGCTAAATCTGGCGTTATCAAAAAAGAAACGGCTTCTCGTAAAATCAGCCGTCTTTCTACACGCGTTTCTGCAACGAAGTAA
- a CDS encoding PilZ domain-containing protein produces MDKSFEDKGYFRRQYPRRAMKRKIGVLCDGSYFVCESGEIGEGGMSIISDYVLTEGHSLVVSFQVPAGEFVFLRAVVRSTQKKQGDERVTHGLSFNEIEFSIKRQIRSFVSARTDIAPGTT; encoded by the coding sequence ATGGACAAATCATTTGAAGATAAAGGTTATTTCCGCCGTCAATATCCAAGACGGGCTATGAAGCGCAAAATCGGTGTGCTTTGTGACGGATCCTATTTCGTCTGTGAATCAGGCGAGATCGGTGAAGGGGGAATGTCTATTATTTCGGATTATGTTCTGACGGAAGGGCACTCACTGGTGGTGAGTTTTCAAGTTCCGGCCGGGGAATTTGTGTTCTTGAGAGCGGTGGTGCGATCGACACAAAAAAAACAGGGTGACGAAAGAGTCACCCATGGTCTTAGCTTCAATGAAATCGAATTTTCTATCAAAAGACAGATTCGTTCTTTCGTGTCGGCACGAACTGATATCGCGCCGGGCACTACTTAA
- the holA gene encoding DNA polymerase III subunit delta gives MALIDAQKFYKDLEKGHLAPMYFLFGEEPYLLNQSVERFKYAVLTEGAVDFNYSLFYASDADVVAVRDAVETLPMMAARRLVILKEAQELTDKEWAEFDSLIESPVESTVFVILASRVDKRKKQIRQLLEKADCVEFKKPYENQIPSWINYIAQTLGLTISNDAIHLLHKLVGHHLTEIEAELKKLGDFVGGQRRIEMQDVAQAVSRSKEENVFDFTKAIGQNDRVKALEHLVHLLDQGQNEIGIVSLVARHVRVLLTLKRGMDEGLHGAKLAHYAQIPPYFLESYLDQARLWTAKKLEQTLVVLSETDKALKSSPLSSHIWLENMVLKTCGSSQNFALN, from the coding sequence ATGGCACTGATTGATGCGCAAAAATTCTATAAAGACCTCGAAAAAGGTCATCTTGCGCCAATGTACTTTCTTTTCGGTGAAGAGCCTTATCTTCTGAATCAAAGTGTTGAAAGATTTAAATACGCCGTTCTGACAGAAGGCGCGGTGGATTTTAACTACAGCCTTTTTTATGCCAGTGACGCCGACGTCGTCGCAGTTCGCGATGCGGTGGAGACTCTGCCGATGATGGCGGCTCGTCGTCTGGTCATCTTGAAAGAAGCCCAAGAGCTTACGGACAAAGAGTGGGCCGAATTTGACAGCCTGATTGAGTCCCCAGTGGAAAGCACGGTGTTTGTGATTCTGGCTTCCAGAGTCGACAAACGTAAAAAACAAATCCGTCAGCTGCTTGAAAAAGCAGACTGCGTGGAATTTAAAAAGCCTTACGAAAATCAGATCCCTTCTTGGATCAATTACATCGCGCAAACTTTGGGTCTTACGATCAGCAACGACGCCATTCACTTGCTGCACAAGCTTGTAGGACATCATCTGACAGAGATCGAAGCCGAGCTAAAAAAACTCGGTGATTTCGTCGGCGGCCAACGTCGCATCGAAATGCAAGATGTGGCGCAAGCCGTGTCTCGCTCAAAAGAAGAAAACGTCTTTGATTTCACGAAAGCCATCGGTCAAAACGACCGCGTAAAGGCTTTAGAGCACTTGGTTCATCTTTTGGATCAAGGGCAGAACGAGATCGGTATCGTCTCTTTGGTGGCCCGTCACGTGCGTGTGCTTTTGACTTTAAAGCGCGGCATGGATGAAGGCTTGCATGGCGCGAAGCTCGCTCACTATGCGCAGATTCCGCCTTATTTCCTGGAAAGCTACTTGGATCAAGCCCGACTTTGGACTGCGAAAAAGTTGGAACAAACACTGGTGGTTCTGTCTGAGACGGATAAGGCCCTTAAGTCCTCACCATTGTCTAGCCACATCTGGCTTGAAAACATGGTCCTAAAAACCTGCGGATCGTCTCAAAACTTCGCTCTGAACTAG
- a CDS encoding LptE family protein, which produces MSFFFLDIFSILYSTGPVDAIFKGLLILTVSFSVLLSGCAYRMGAASRSIPGGYKQISVPIFKNKTQETGIEVGFTNALILEFQRSRIARIVDNSLSEVAVIGQIDNIQYIPGAKRVAGEQSSAYLPNGTVIATEYRILLTVTVKVVRQADGTELWSGSFSGERTYAAPQVTLAGVNSVNPLYNLSARRQNIDVMANDIMAEAHDRITENF; this is translated from the coding sequence ATGTCATTTTTCTTCCTTGATATCTTCAGTATTTTATACTCAACTGGTCCCGTGGACGCAATCTTTAAAGGCCTTCTCATTCTGACTGTCAGCTTCTCGGTTTTACTCTCGGGATGCGCTTACCGCATGGGCGCTGCGAGTCGCAGTATTCCAGGTGGGTACAAGCAGATCTCGGTCCCTATTTTCAAAAATAAAACCCAGGAAACAGGCATAGAAGTTGGCTTCACCAACGCATTGATTTTAGAGTTTCAGCGTTCGCGCATTGCTCGTATTGTGGACAACTCTTTGTCAGAAGTGGCAGTGATCGGGCAGATCGATAATATTCAATACATTCCCGGAGCCAAACGTGTCGCCGGTGAGCAGTCTTCGGCCTATCTTCCTAACGGAACTGTCATCGCGACGGAATACCGGATTCTTCTTACAGTAACTGTCAAAGTCGTACGACAGGCTGATGGGACCGAGCTTTGGAGCGGCAGTTTCAGCGGAGAGCGTACTTATGCAGCACCTCAGGTGACGCTCGCAGGCGTGAACTCGGTAAATCCTCTTTACAATCTTTCTGCACGCAGGCAGAACATTGACGTCATGGCGAACGACATCATGGCCGAAGCCCATGATCGTATTACAGAAAATTTTTAA
- a CDS encoding pyridoxal-phosphate-dependent aminotransferase family protein, with amino-acid sequence MTSLNDNYSLLAPGPVNLHPEVRKVLALPMIHHRTPEFDAILKRVLKGIKSVFQTEQDVYLLTSTGSGGMEALLVNVLSPGDKVIAIVSGKFGERWADMAKTFGAEVTIVNVPWGEAVKVSEVEELLKKNPDTRAVLCQACETSTAVAHPIQELASVVKKYSETLLLVDAITALGAYPLPMDAWGIDGLVAGSQKAFMLPTGMTFLALSQKAWKFVDQAKCPRYYFDLRKEKKANNSGETFYSSNVAIIRALDTVLGMIEKQGLQELFRIIHRRAEFTRTFGLKLGFGLYAKSPSDSVTALTVPSGMDGQKIRLHLEEAHAITIMGGQDQAKGKIIRVGHMGYIQDEEQVRLIECLGHTLRFFDPDFISLEHISNITDEARAWLRDNP; translated from the coding sequence ATGACATCTCTCAATGACAATTACAGTTTGCTGGCGCCAGGTCCCGTGAATCTTCATCCTGAGGTGCGCAAAGTATTGGCACTTCCGATGATTCATCACCGCACCCCTGAATTTGACGCCATTTTAAAGCGCGTTTTAAAAGGAATTAAAAGCGTTTTTCAAACCGAGCAAGATGTTTATCTTTTGACGTCCACGGGTTCTGGCGGCATGGAAGCACTTTTAGTGAACGTGCTTTCTCCGGGCGATAAAGTGATCGCGATTGTTTCTGGAAAATTTGGCGAGCGCTGGGCCGACATGGCAAAAACTTTTGGCGCGGAAGTCACGATCGTCAATGTTCCTTGGGGCGAAGCCGTCAAAGTTTCTGAAGTTGAAGAGTTGCTGAAAAAAAATCCCGACACGCGCGCGGTTCTTTGCCAGGCCTGTGAAACTTCCACGGCGGTGGCGCATCCCATTCAGGAACTCGCATCTGTTGTAAAAAAATATTCCGAAACCTTGCTTTTGGTCGACGCCATCACCGCTTTGGGTGCCTATCCCCTGCCGATGGATGCTTGGGGTATTGATGGTTTGGTCGCCGGTTCGCAAAAAGCTTTTATGTTGCCTACGGGAATGACCTTCTTAGCTTTGTCACAAAAAGCTTGGAAGTTTGTCGATCAAGCAAAATGCCCTCGCTACTATTTTGATCTGCGCAAAGAAAAAAAAGCCAACAACAGCGGAGAAACTTTTTATTCTTCAAACGTAGCCATCATTCGCGCCTTAGACACGGTCTTAGGCATGATCGAAAAACAAGGTTTGCAAGAGCTCTTCCGCATCATTCACCGCCGAGCTGAATTCACTCGCACCTTTGGATTGAAGCTGGGTTTCGGCCTTTACGCAAAATCTCCGAGCGATTCGGTCACGGCTTTGACCGTGCCTTCAGGAATGGACGGACAAAAAATCCGCCTTCATTTGGAAGAGGCTCATGCGATTACAATCATGGGCGGACAAGATCAAGCGAAGGGTAAAATCATTCGCGTCGGTCACATGGGTTATATTCAAGACGAAGAGCAAGTGCGTTTGATCGAGTGTCTGGGACACACTCTTCGTTTCTTTGATCCTGATTTTATATCTTTAGAGCACATTTCAAATATCACCGATGAAGCGCGCGCGTGGTTAAGGGACAATCCATGA
- a CDS encoding D-2-hydroxyacid dehydrogenase produces the protein MKKKILITDRFAQDSFLYLQQHSQFEVVRSDNPQHLPLEHLVSANALIIRSRTTVNEELLKKARQLQLIITCTSGFDHIDLDATQKWGVTVMHTPSANIESAAQLTWGLVLNCVNNIPQSHKMVKAGEWKRDLVTGIELSGRTYGIVGLGRIGSRVAELAQAFGMNVVAFDPYQDDEVFERLKIPRLSYEEVLKTADILSFHVPKTLETEHMLNRSHFEYIHRGLTLVNTSRGSVINENDLCEAIEKGWLRSVGLDVFEKEPLSRNSKLLTYPNVILTPHIGANTEDAFFKASQVAANKLMAFFIDGSTSDTLPPRAPWFGAAPFKGE, from the coding sequence ATGAAGAAAAAAATTCTAATCACCGACCGCTTCGCGCAAGATAGTTTCTTATACTTGCAACAACACAGTCAATTTGAAGTTGTGCGCAGTGATAACCCTCAGCACCTGCCGCTTGAGCATTTGGTCAGCGCCAATGCTTTGATCATTCGCAGTCGCACGACGGTGAACGAAGAACTTCTGAAAAAAGCCCGCCAGTTGCAGCTGATCATCACCTGCACCAGTGGTTTTGATCACATTGATTTGGATGCGACTCAAAAATGGGGCGTGACAGTGATGCACACGCCTTCAGCAAATATTGAATCCGCAGCTCAATTAACATGGGGACTGGTGCTAAATTGTGTGAACAACATTCCGCAGTCCCACAAAATGGTGAAGGCCGGCGAATGGAAGCGCGACTTGGTCACAGGCATTGAACTTTCCGGTCGCACCTACGGCATCGTCGGCTTGGGACGCATCGGTTCGCGCGTGGCCGAGCTGGCGCAAGCTTTCGGCATGAACGTCGTTGCTTTTGATCCTTATCAGGACGACGAAGTTTTTGAACGCTTGAAAATACCCCGTTTAAGTTACGAAGAAGTTTTAAAAACTGCTGATATCTTAAGCTTCCACGTACCCAAGACTTTAGAAACAGAGCATATGCTCAACCGCTCCCACTTTGAATACATTCATCGCGGTTTGACCTTGGTCAACACGTCGCGCGGTTCCGTGATCAATGAAAACGACCTGTGCGAAGCCATCGAAAAAGGTTGGCTGCGCTCCGTCGGACTGGATGTCTTTGAAAAGGAACCTTTGTCCCGAAACTCAAAACTTCTCACGTATCCGAACGTGATTCTCACGCCGCATATTGGAGCCAATACCGAAGATGCGTTCTTTAAAGCGTCTCAGGTCGCAGCTAATAAGCTTATGGCGTTTTTTATCGACGGGTCGACTTCTGACACCCTCCCGCCAAGGGCCCCCTGGTTTGGAGCCGCTCCATTTAAAGGAGAATAA
- a CDS encoding adenylosuccinate synthase codes for MSGVVVVGAQWGDEGKGKLIDVFAEKADMVVRYQGGANAGHTLVVNGQKTVLHLVPSGILRPETTCVIAPGVVIDVFSIRDEINKLKATGYLQNPKQLLISDTATIILPYHKALDAAREAALSDSKIGTTGKGIGPAYEDRASRRAVLFGDIFDRESLKAKVELALREKNFMLENYYKAPTFKLEDIMADLEKVAEDLAPYRCKDSSLFINKNLKAGKRVLFEGAQGTMLDVMHGTYPFVTSSSTLASNACASAGISPMSIQKVIGVFKAYATRVGSGPFPTELNDEIGKKIQADGHEFGSTTGRARRCGWLDLVALKYAIRVNGITNLAMMKLDVLTGHDRIGVCTAYKLNGETITELPTSPYELEKVEPVIEWIPGWKEDLTKVKTLSDLPRPTTNYIDYLGSQLGTPIDVISVGPGREQTLWVKPLFNN; via the coding sequence ATGTCAGGTGTTGTTGTTGTCGGAGCCCAATGGGGCGATGAAGGTAAAGGTAAACTTATTGATGTCTTCGCTGAAAAAGCAGACATGGTCGTTCGCTACCAAGGCGGCGCCAACGCAGGCCACACACTCGTGGTCAACGGTCAGAAAACAGTTCTTCACTTGGTACCCAGCGGAATTCTTCGTCCCGAAACAACCTGCGTGATCGCTCCAGGTGTTGTGATCGACGTGTTCTCTATCCGCGATGAAATCAACAAACTAAAAGCCACAGGTTATTTGCAAAATCCAAAGCAGTTGTTGATCTCAGACACAGCGACAATCATTCTTCCTTATCACAAAGCTTTAGATGCGGCTCGTGAAGCGGCATTGAGCGATAGCAAAATCGGTACAACTGGAAAAGGCATTGGCCCGGCTTACGAAGACCGCGCTTCTCGCCGCGCTGTTTTGTTCGGTGATATTTTCGATCGCGAAAGTCTAAAGGCCAAAGTAGAACTGGCATTGCGCGAGAAAAACTTCATGCTTGAAAACTACTACAAGGCGCCAACTTTCAAATTGGAAGACATCATGGCCGACCTTGAAAAAGTGGCGGAAGATTTAGCTCCGTATCGTTGCAAAGATTCTTCACTCTTCATCAACAAAAACTTGAAAGCCGGCAAACGCGTTCTGTTCGAAGGCGCTCAAGGTACGATGTTAGATGTGATGCACGGAACATATCCCTTCGTAACAAGTTCTTCGACATTGGCCTCGAATGCTTGTGCCAGCGCAGGTATCAGCCCGATGAGCATTCAAAAAGTGATCGGCGTTTTTAAAGCCTATGCAACACGCGTAGGAAGTGGTCCTTTCCCAACAGAGCTTAACGACGAAATCGGAAAGAAAATCCAAGCAGACGGCCACGAATTCGGCTCAACAACTGGCCGCGCTCGTCGCTGTGGTTGGTTGGATCTAGTAGCGTTGAAATACGCGATCCGCGTGAACGGCATCACAAACCTTGCGATGATGAAGTTAGACGTCCTAACAGGTCACGATCGCATCGGTGTCTGCACAGCTTACAAATTAAATGGCGAAACAATCACCGAGCTTCCAACATCTCCTTACGAGTTAGAAAAAGTGGAGCCCGTGATCGAATGGATTCCAGGTTGGAAAGAAGATTTAACGAAAGTAAAAACACTTTCAGATCTTCCGCGTCCAACAACAAACTACATTGACTACTTAGGCTCACAATTGGGAACACCGATCGACGTAATCTCCGTCGGCCCGGGTCGCGAGCAGACATTGTGGGTCAAACCTTTGTTCAATAATTAA
- a CDS encoding protein adenylyltransferase SelO, with protein sequence MSDDRNQFGWNFDNTYARLSDVFFERVNPTPARTPVMVMFNEALAQDLGLNVSELAKQGQNFFAGNKFFKGSEPIAQAYAGHQFGHINMLGDGRANLLGEHVTPKGERFDIQLKGAGRTRFSRRGDGLAALGPMLREYIISEAMFALGIPTTRSLAVVTTGEQVIRETPLPGAVLTRVASSHLRVGTFEYAAGFDQGKNLRELADYTLRRHYPNLVSHPEPYVALLKAVIERQASLIVKWMQVGFVHGVMNTDNMTISGETIDYGPCAFMDRFSLSTVFSSIDVQGRYSYGQQPSIGQWNLARFAETLLPLFSASQEEAIAKAEEALDTYAEHLQRHWVTGMRGKLGVMQAGEDDMPLFNSLLELMEKNQADYTNTFRALANGKMLDEPLFKSAEFLEWHKAWQARNPDLALMLKHNPAVIPRNHMVEKALAAAVEKNDYSVVNRLLEVVRNPFVEPKDGAEFLSPADDEDYQTFCGT encoded by the coding sequence ATGAGTGACGATAGAAACCAATTTGGCTGGAATTTCGATAACACCTATGCGCGATTGTCTGACGTCTTTTTTGAAAGAGTGAATCCGACGCCCGCGCGTACTCCAGTGATGGTGATGTTTAACGAAGCTCTAGCTCAAGATCTTGGCTTAAACGTTTCAGAACTGGCGAAGCAGGGGCAGAATTTTTTTGCGGGTAACAAATTTTTTAAAGGTTCAGAACCCATCGCCCAAGCCTATGCCGGTCATCAGTTCGGACACATCAATATGTTGGGTGACGGGCGTGCGAATCTTTTAGGTGAACACGTGACTCCCAAAGGCGAGCGTTTTGATATTCAGCTAAAAGGGGCGGGCCGAACGCGTTTTTCTCGACGTGGTGATGGTCTTGCCGCTTTAGGCCCGATGCTTCGCGAGTATATTATCAGCGAAGCGATGTTCGCCTTAGGCATTCCCACGACGCGAAGTCTTGCGGTGGTAACAACCGGAGAACAAGTTATCAGAGAAACACCCCTACCGGGGGCCGTGCTAACCCGGGTTGCTAGCAGCCACTTGCGCGTTGGAACATTCGAATATGCTGCGGGTTTTGATCAAGGTAAAAACTTACGCGAACTCGCAGATTACACTCTTCGTCGTCACTATCCTAATTTGGTGTCGCATCCTGAACCTTACGTCGCTCTTTTAAAGGCGGTCATCGAACGTCAGGCGTCGTTGATTGTTAAGTGGATGCAAGTGGGTTTTGTTCATGGCGTGATGAACACTGACAATATGACTATTTCTGGGGAGACCATCGACTACGGTCCTTGTGCGTTCATGGATCGCTTTTCACTTTCGACGGTTTTTAGTTCCATCGATGTTCAAGGCAGATATTCCTATGGACAGCAGCCCTCGATCGGGCAATGGAATTTAGCGCGCTTCGCAGAAACCTTGCTCCCACTCTTTAGCGCTTCTCAAGAGGAGGCGATTGCGAAAGCCGAAGAAGCCCTCGACACTTACGCCGAGCATTTGCAGCGTCACTGGGTGACGGGCATGCGCGGTAAACTAGGAGTCATGCAAGCAGGAGAGGACGATATGCCTCTCTTTAATTCGCTTTTAGAACTTATGGAGAAGAATCAGGCCGACTACACGAATACTTTCCGGGCTCTTGCCAATGGGAAGATGTTGGATGAACCGCTCTTTAAAAGTGCCGAGTTCTTAGAGTGGCACAAAGCTTGGCAAGCACGAAATCCTGACTTGGCCTTAATGCTTAAGCATAATCCAGCCGTCATCCCTCGTAATCATATGGTCGAGAAAGCTCTGGCGGCCGCCGTCGAAAAAAATGACTACTCCGTTGTGAATCGTTTGCTCGAGGTTGTTCGAAATCCTTTCGTCGAACCTAAGGATGGTGCAGAGTTTTTGAGTCCCGCTGATGATGAAGATTATCAAACTTTTTGTGGGACTTGA